The Sinomonas sp. P10A9 genome contains the following window.
GGACGCCCCTGCGAGGTGTCCTGCTCGTAGTAGACGCTCGACTGTCCGCCCTCGGGGTAGATGACGAGGACGTAGTCCTGCGGGACGAGCGGGTTCGCGGTCGTCAGGAGGTCGATGTCCTGATTCTTCTTCGCGTAGTCAGAGGCATTGGTGAGGCGGAGGTCCAGCTGGCCCACGAGGTAGGTGCGCAGCTGGGTGACGGTGGCCGCCGCCGTGAGGAAGATGGCGCCCGTGAGCAGCACCATCATGATCGCGACGAGCTGGGTCCGCAGCGACGCGCTCTTCCACCGGGCCAGCACCTCTAGCGCTTCTCCGCCGTCCGCAGCACGTAGCCCACCCCGCGCTTGGTCTGGATGAGCCCCGGGCCGTTCGCGTCAACCTTGCGGCGCAGGTACGAGATGTACGACTCGACGATCGAGGCGTCGCCGTTGAAGTCGTACTCCCACACGTGGTCGAGGATCTGCGACTTGGACAGCACTCGGTTCGGGTTGAGCATGAGGTAGCGCAGGAGCTTGAACTCGGTGGGGGAGAGGTCGATCGAGACCCCGCCGCGGCGCACCTCGTGCGCGTCATCGTCGAGTTCGAGGTCGTCGACCCGGATCACGGCGTCGTCATCGAGCACGGGCTGGGTGCGGCGCAGGACGGCGCGGATGCGTGCCACGACCTCGTCGAGGCTGAAGGGCTTGGTGACGTAGTCATCCCCGCCCACAGTGAGGCCCTGGACCTTGTCCTCGGTCTCGTCCTTGGCCGTGAGGAAGAGGACCGGGACGTGCCGCCCCGCCGCGCGGAGCTTGCGCGTCACCGTGAAGCCGTCCATGTCCGGCAGCATGACGTCGAGGACTACGAGGTCCGGCGACTGCGCCTCCGCCGAAGCCAGCGCCTCGCGCCCGTTCCCGGCCGCCACGACCTCGAACCCCGCGAAGCGCAGCGACGTTGAGAGGAGCTCTCGGATGTTGGGCTCGTCGTCGACGACGAGGAGTCTGGCTTCGGGTTCAGTCTTCTTCACGCTCACCATGGTGCGCCCGGTTTCTGGCAATTGTCTGGACGTTCGCTGTGTGGTGGTCGCCGGTCTCCTCGGCGGCGTCTTGTGGTCTGCTCGGAGCGGACGACGGCGCGCGGTTCCGAGCGGCGATCTCCTCGAGGGCGGCGCGCATCGCCGCATAGCGCGCGGGTCCGATGGAGGCGCTCCACTCCCGCTCGATCTCCGCCACGGTCGCGAGGACCTGCTCCGCGAGTCGCCGGCCCGCCGCGGTGCGTCGGATCACCTTGGCCCGGGAGTCGTCCGGGTCCGCCGCGAGGGCAACGAAGCCCCGTTTCTCGAGGATCGCCGCGAACTGGCCCGCTCCGGCCTTGCTCATGGCGGCGCGCCCGGCCATCTCGCCGAGCCGCACGCCGTCGTCCGGGACGCGCGTGAGGAAGCGGAGCTGCGACGCCCGAAGCCCGCCCCAGTCGGAGGCCTCCTGAAGTTCGGCACGGAACACATCGAAGACTGCACCGATGAGGTTCGCGATGTTCTCCGTCATCGCACTAGCCTAGTCAAAAATAAAAATGGTTTACTAATCGTATGCAAGCGCCTGAGGCCACCATCGAGGACCAGCTCGCGCGCCTGGGCCGCGCCCGCACGGGTACCGACGATGGGGGCGCGCGGTTCCCACCCGACGTCGTGCGCCGCGGCCACGTCCTCTCGATTGCGATTTTCAGCGGGCTCAGCGCGCTGGCCCCGCAGGAGCTCGCGGCCGGCGACTCTCCCGAGCAGAGGGCGTGTCTGACCCATCGCGCCGGGATGGCCAGCGCCCTCACGGACGCCGTCGACGCGCTCGGCTAGCGACCCCGTCCGCATCACTCGGGCCGGTTCGCCGAGGATGCGTCGTGGCTGAACGGCGTCCCGACTCCCTCGTACGCGAGGTGGAACACCATGCCGTCCCGCGCGTGGCTGAGGTTGTGGCAGTGGTCCATCCAGATCCCGGGGTTGTCGGCCGTCAGGAGCACCGTCCAGACCTGGCCCGGGCGCACCTCGAGGCTGTCCATCCGCAGGTCCGCGGCGACCGCCCGGCCGTCGATGCTGACCACGCGCACGTGGTGTCCGTGCGGGTGCATCGGGTGGATGTCGTCGCTGCGGTTGACGATCGTCACGAGTACGTTCTCGCCGTCGTGGACGACGAGCGGCGGGATGTTGGGATAGACGGCGCCGTTGATCGTGAATGCGAACTTCGGGATGCCGTCGACGAACCGCAGGAGGTGGTCCGCGGTGTAGGTGGCCGTCGCGTCGGCGTGCGGGACGGGCGACGCCGCCGGCGCGCCGTACGCCGCAAGGTCGAGTTCGGTTCCCCCTCCGAAGCGCGGCGCGGACGACGGCGCGGGGTCGCCCGGCGGAACGAGGGCGAGGGCGCCGCTGTGGGAACCTTCCGCCGTGATCCACACCGGGTGGTCCGGCATGGTGAGCACCACGTCGTAGCGCCCGCCCGCGGCGAGGGGCAAGACCGTCCCGGCCAGTTCCGCGCCGCCGGCGAGGTCCCCGCCGTCGACCGCAGAGAGCCGGAAGCCGGACCCCGCTACGCCGAACCGCTGCGTGAGCTGGTCCGTGTTGATGAGCCGCACGCGCACCGGGGTCCCCGGTGCCACCGTCTCGGACCAGGCCCCCGCGTGCGAGCCGAACAGGGTGGCGCCTCCGATCGAGTGCACGGGGACGGTCAGGTCCTTCACGCCCGGAGAAGGCCCGCCGGACGGGTCCACGACGAGCGCGCCGTAGAGGCCGAGGGGCACGTCCGCCGAGCCGTTCTGGTGGGTGTGGTACCAGTACGTCCCGGTCTGGGCGGCGGGGAACTCATACGTGAACGACTGGCCCGGCATGACCGCGTCCTGGGTCACGCCCGGCACGCCGTCCATCGCGTTGGGCACGTCGTAGCCGTGCCAGTGGAGCGTCACGCCGTCCGCCACGGAGTCGTTGACGAGGGTCACGCGCACTGTCTCCCCTTGGACCGCCCTCAGCTCGGGCCCGGGGAGCGAGCCGAAGGTGAGCGCGTCGACGGTGCTGCCGTTGTCGAGAGTGACCTTCCCGCTGCGTGCATGGAGGGTGAACTCGCGCACCGGTCCGCTGGTCTGGGATCCCCTGAGGGCGTCCACGCTCCGCTTGGCGTGAGGCGAACTCGCCGAGGGCCCCGTGGAAGACATGCCCGAGTGGCCGCCCATCTCGTGGAACGACGACGGAGCGCCGCCCCGGCTGTCCATCCATGCGACCGCGAGCGAACCGACGAGGATGGCCACCCCTAGGGTCCCGACGGCCGGTACCGCCCGGTGACGCCATCCCTTCGCCAGACCCGCTGCGACCGCGCCCGTTGAGAGCAGGGCCAGAGCCCCGAGCACGGCTACCGGGAGCCAGCCCGCCGGGGTGCCCAAGGTCAGGACGGCGAGGAGGGCCGCCGTGGTCAATGAGCTCGCCGCCGCCAGCGCGCTGAGCTGCCGCCCGTGCCGTTCCGGCCCCGTGAGACGCGGGAGCACCAGTGCGGCGAGGCCGGCCAGGCAGCCGGGGGCGGTGAGGGCTGTGGCTCCGAGGAGGCGGTCGCCCACGAGTGCCGATGGCCCTCCGAAGAGGACTGTCAGCCGACCCGCGCCTGTCAGGACGCCGAGCGTCCCGGCGGCGTCGGGGGCCCACCGCGGGAGCCAGCCCGGCGCCGTCGTGCGCCTGAGGGAAAGGCCCGCGGCGAGCGCGCCCCCCCACGCCGCAGCGCAGGCCGCGGCGAGGAGGAGGTCGACGCCGAGGGCTGCTGACGCGGGCATCGGCTCTCTGTCCGGGTGCTCGGCGTCAGGCGGCAGGGGCCTGAGCGCTGACCTTCTCCGGCCGTGTCACCGAGCCGGTCCTGTCGAGGCGCCGAGCGCGCAGGAGGAGCCAGTAGCAGCTGAAGATGATGAGCAGGCCAGTCACCGCGTGGGTCGCGACTGCCCAGGCGCCCGGGATGCTTGGGTTGTCCGGGCCGGCCCCGGTCAGCATGCCGCCGACGATGAAGACGAGCAGCTGGACCCACGTCAGGAGGAAGATCCCGACCGTGAGCCAGATGGTGTTCTTGCCGGCCTTGGCGAGTGCGGCGACCAGAATCGTCAGGAGGGCGAGCGAGCGCAGGACGACCTGGCCGTTGAAGGCGTGGTAGTCGAACGAGGCGTGATTCGGGATGAGATCGAGGGCGAAGGTGCCGAATGCGGCGAGGTAGAGCTGGACGATCGTGTCGAGGAAGAGGAGGGCGGAGACGGCGAGGAATGCCTTGCGCATGGGAGGACCCCTTGAGGGTGTGGGTGTACGCCGGAAATGGACCGAAATGGTGAGTCCTCTCGCCCCGGTCAGGGCGCCCCGTGAAGACTCTGCAATGTCCCGTCAGCGCTTTCAGGATAGGCGTGACCCGCAGCCCTGTAAAGAAGGTTTAGCTAATTGGTGGATTATCTTCGGGAGAGCAGGGGTGGGGCCCCGTTCGGCGGAACGGGGCCCCGCGTTATGCCGGTCGAGCCGGTGCCATGTGCCCGCTTCTCAGGCGCACGGAAGGGTTACTGGATCCTCACGTTGGCCGTGTGGTCACCGGTTCCCTTCGGGCTGTACGTCGCTCCGCCGAGGGCGCAGAGGCTGGCGTCCGAGATCGCGCCGCCACCGCCGGCTGCAAGTGAGGTCTTGTTCACGGTGTCAACCGTCACCGTGCTGCCGTACAGCGAGTGATCGGCATCCTTGCAGACGAGCACGATGATCGTAAACTGTCGGTTGTCTACGAAGGTCAGAGTTACTGCCGGAACATTCCCGTCGACCCCGGCGCCCGGGGCAACGGTAACGGTTTGGTCAGTAGCCCCGGCATACCCGGACGGGATCGTCGATTCGTGCACCGTGTAGGCTCCCGGGACCACGTTGGTGAACGTGTAGTTTCCGGATGCATCAGTGGGCGAGCTCGTCTGCACCACGGTCGTTCCCGACAGCAGCTGGAACACGGCACCCGCTAGCGCAGCGCCGGTGTCGTCCTGCTTGTGGACGTTGACCTTGCCGCGCTCGGTGTTGGTGAAGGTGCAGGTTACGTTATCGCCGGCACCCAGCGTGAAGGTTGCCGTGCTCGTGGACACGCTGCCTGATCCGGCCGGCTTGTCACACGACACCTTGGTCAGGTCCCAGCCAGCAGTCGCCGATTCGGTCCAGGTGTAGGTGCCAGGAGTGAGGTTGAGCTGGTCGAATGTCTGCCCATTCTTCAGAGACTGGTTTGGGCTGCCCGTCTGGGTGAAGGTGAAGCTCGTTCCAGTGTTGTCCGGATTCGGGTTTGTGACCTTCGTCACATGTAGATTCGCCCGTGCCGTGTTCTCGTAGGTGCAG
Protein-coding sequences here:
- a CDS encoding response regulator transcription factor; its protein translation is MKKTEPEARLLVVDDEPNIRELLSTSLRFAGFEVVAAGNGREALASAEAQSPDLVVLDVMLPDMDGFTVTRKLRAAGRHVPVLFLTAKDETEDKVQGLTVGGDDYVTKPFSLDEVVARIRAVLRRTQPVLDDDAVIRVDDLELDDDAHEVRRGGVSIDLSPTEFKLLRYLMLNPNRVLSKSQILDHVWEYDFNGDASIVESYISYLRRKVDANGPGLIQTKRGVGYVLRTAEKR
- a CDS encoding MarR family winged helix-turn-helix transcriptional regulator, whose product is MTENIANLIGAVFDVFRAELQEASDWGGLRASQLRFLTRVPDDGVRLGEMAGRAAMSKAGAGQFAAILEKRGFVALAADPDDSRAKVIRRTAAGRRLAEQVLATVAEIEREWSASIGPARYAAMRAALEEIAARNRAPSSAPSRPQDAAEETGDHHTANVQTIARNRAHHGEREED
- a CDS encoding multicopper oxidase family protein, producing MPASAALGVDLLLAAACAAAWGGALAAGLSLRRTTAPGWLPRWAPDAAGTLGVLTGAGRLTVLFGGPSALVGDRLLGATALTAPGCLAGLAALVLPRLTGPERHGRQLSALAAASSLTTAALLAVLTLGTPAGWLPVAVLGALALLSTGAVAAGLAKGWRHRAVPAVGTLGVAILVGSLAVAWMDSRGGAPSSFHEMGGHSGMSSTGPSASSPHAKRSVDALRGSQTSGPVREFTLHARSGKVTLDNGSTVDALTFGSLPGPELRAVQGETVRVTLVNDSVADGVTLHWHGYDVPNAMDGVPGVTQDAVMPGQSFTYEFPAAQTGTYWYHTHQNGSADVPLGLYGALVVDPSGGPSPGVKDLTVPVHSIGGATLFGSHAGAWSETVAPGTPVRVRLINTDQLTQRFGVAGSGFRLSAVDGGDLAGGAELAGTVLPLAAGGRYDVVLTMPDHPVWITAEGSHSGALALVPPGDPAPSSAPRFGGGTELDLAAYGAPAASPVPHADATATYTADHLLRFVDGIPKFAFTINGAVYPNIPPLVVHDGENVLVTIVNRSDDIHPMHPHGHHVRVVSIDGRAVAADLRMDSLEVRPGQVWTVLLTADNPGIWMDHCHNLSHARDGMVFHLAYEGVGTPFSHDASSANRPE